The proteins below are encoded in one region of Coffea arabica cultivar ET-39 chromosome 4c, Coffea Arabica ET-39 HiFi, whole genome shotgun sequence:
- the LOC113738794 gene encoding protein PHYTOCHROME KINASE SUBSTRATE 3-like, whose product MEAEDNLANLRVASFSYYLKPGDQESLVQKISTRKEDPLPAVLSQKTSIPITPGKAMPPLIRPPQSFNFSHPINISQDNTLSNHRFAASFSPHHLNGAQENFVFTVKAPVHDLNGELFLPRISPTHVERTNSTDNGEIGVFGADKYFNTRLDYAARMKPENRNEVPLDVPVVKPNLRPGTPSISSEATSWNSQAALIRNLSQNVARARPRKAIARRIFGSLSCSGPCLGKGAVHIPENPGEDIGIASEEKVSQPGSKRIDSNHFAFPILNPDEAQNVTVKKQLDHEEKLEDYPRRSLEVFGYDRMKKGDIATNLARKLSMLTWDAIPKAPNLPTTTVGSITIGDDMTSDASSDLFEIEDISGAGYPILTTEAADNMSAGCVSPPTQYAPSEASIEWSVITASAADFSSVISDYDEKNIAISGDMILSNTVNRNSSIQSPAGKEAQKIRPGGLLGCKSQKAVNVAETVHKTRVERLFQIP is encoded by the coding sequence ATGGAGGCAGAAGATAATCTAGCCAACCTTCGAGTTGCATCATTTTCTTACTACCTTAAGCCTGGTGATCAAGAAAGCCTTGTGCAGAAGATCAGTACTCGTAAGGAGGATCCTCTTCCTGCAGTCTTATCACAGAAAACTTCAATTCCAATAACTCCAGGAAAAGCAATGCCTCCTCTCATCAGACCGCCTCAAAGTTTCAACTTCTCACACCCTATCAACATAAGCCAAGATAATACTCTCTCCAATCACCGTTTTGCTGCTTCATTTTCTCCTCATCACCTCAATGGTGCACAAGAAAACTTCGTATTTACTGTCAAGGCGCCAGTTCATGATCTGAATGGAGAATTATTTCTGCCCCGAATATCTCCAACACATGTTGAAAGAACAAATTCAACGGATAATGGTGAAATCGGAGTCTTTGGTGCGGACAAATACTTCAACACGAGACTGGATTATGCTGCCAGGATGAAGCCTGAAAACAGAAATGAAGTACCACTTGATGTTCCTGTGGTAAAACCAAACTTAAGGCCAGGAACTCCTAGTATATCTTCTGAAGCAACTAGCTGGAACAGTCAGGCTGCACTTATACGGAATCTTTCTCAAAACGTCGCTAGAGCAAGGCCAAGAAAGGCAATTGCAAGGAGAATTTTTGGCTCGTTGAGTTGCAGCGGACCTTGTTTGGGTAAAGGAGCCGTGCACATCCCAGAAAATCCAGGAGAAGACATTGGAATAGCGTCTGAAGAAAAAGTTTCTCAACCAGGATCAAAAAGAATAGATAGTAACCATTTTGCGTTCCCTATTCTTAATCCCGATGAGGCTCAAAATGTGACTGTTAAGAAGCAGTTGGATCATGAGGAGAAATTGGAAGATTATCCCCGAAGATCGCTGGAAGTATTTGGCTATGATAGAATGAAAAAGGGTGACATAGCAACAAATTTGGCTAGGAAACTTTCCATGCTAACATGGGATGCTATTCCTAAAGCCCCAAATCTTCCAACTACTACAGTTGGAAGTATAACAATAGGGGATGACATGACTAGTGATGCTAGCTCGGATTTATTCGAAATTGAGGACATATCTGGCGCTGGATATCCAATCTTGACTACGGAAGCAGCTGACAATATGTCTGCAGGTTGCGTGTCTCCACCAACACAATATGCACCAAGCGAGGCCAGCATCGAGTGGAGCGTTATCACGGCTAGTGCTGCAGATTTTTCATCTGTCATTTCAGATTATGATGAAAAGAATATTGCCATTTCAGGTGACATGATCCTATCAAACACAGTTAACAGAAACTCTAGTATACAAAGTCCAGCGGGCAAAGAGGCACAAAAAATCCGCCCTGGCGGACTTTTGGGATGCAAGAGTCAGAAAGCAGTGAATGTTGCTGAAACTGTGCACAAGACAAGGGTGGAAAG